A single Anatilimnocola floriformis DNA region contains:
- a CDS encoding TMEM143 family protein yields the protein MTTPHQPSSTPSKKTLAPSSVARELPRDENARPLEHFIPIRKADLVRILSNDPGLELHERESFAHFCKLLEATLHHDFHSHLDELKDAYAPFDPDAEPKPREKLTLEQRESHAQKLFQRFDELMTKANFRRLSDEELQYSLNTSNESGVTITANLDIFDRLDIYVRGDVIGKKTVRNWSRLGKPKEVEICTYQRLAVMFRLKPGADSKQPIDPSAVVLKLFKNIPKSDIEMLLPGTTVRMTLFDKGKIIIPTLSGVVITLVKILQGAVALAFASLHGAVAFLALISGVFGYGLRSFYGYLNTRDRYHLNLTRSLYFQNLDGNAGVIHRLLDEAEEQEFREVVLAWWLLRQSGFAALTSEQLDRATEAWLEKQLGLKVDFEVSDALAKLQRMNLCRELPGGKFRAVDLEAALVSLDRAWDSQFEFNQQAQSTLPIRRAA from the coding sequence ATGACCACGCCTCATCAACCGTCGTCGACGCCGTCCAAAAAGACGCTCGCGCCGAGTTCGGTCGCGCGCGAGTTGCCCCGCGATGAAAACGCGCGGCCGCTCGAGCACTTCATTCCGATTCGCAAAGCCGACCTCGTTCGCATCTTGAGCAACGATCCCGGCTTGGAGTTGCACGAGCGCGAGTCGTTTGCCCATTTCTGCAAACTGCTCGAAGCGACGCTGCATCACGACTTTCATTCGCACCTGGATGAACTGAAAGATGCCTACGCACCCTTCGATCCCGATGCCGAACCCAAGCCGCGGGAAAAACTGACGCTCGAGCAGCGCGAGAGTCATGCGCAGAAATTATTTCAGCGTTTTGACGAGCTGATGACGAAGGCAAACTTTCGCCGACTGTCGGATGAAGAGTTGCAGTACTCGCTGAACACCAGCAACGAATCGGGCGTGACGATCACGGCGAACCTCGACATCTTCGACCGCCTCGATATCTATGTGCGCGGCGATGTGATTGGCAAGAAGACCGTGCGTAATTGGTCACGCCTCGGCAAACCAAAAGAAGTCGAAATCTGCACGTATCAGCGGCTAGCCGTGATGTTTCGCCTGAAACCGGGCGCCGACAGCAAACAGCCGATCGATCCCTCGGCGGTTGTGCTCAAGCTCTTCAAGAACATTCCCAAGTCCGATATCGAAATGCTGCTTCCCGGCACCACGGTGCGCATGACGCTGTTCGACAAGGGCAAGATCATCATTCCGACTCTCTCGGGCGTGGTGATCACGCTGGTGAAGATTCTGCAGGGAGCGGTCGCGCTGGCCTTTGCCAGTTTGCATGGCGCGGTGGCGTTTCTGGCGCTGATCAGCGGCGTGTTTGGCTATGGCTTGCGGTCGTTCTATGGTTATTTGAATACGCGCGATCGTTATCACTTGAACCTGACGCGGAGCTTGTATTTTCAAAATCTCGATGGCAACGCCGGGGTGATTCATCGCCTGCTGGATGAAGCCGAAGAACAGGAATTTCGCGAAGTGGTGCTGGCCTGGTGGTTGCTGCGGCAGAGTGGTTTCGCGGCACTGACCAGCGAACAACTCGATCGCGCCACCGAAGCCTGGCTCGAAAAACAGCTGGGATTGAAGGTTGATTTTGAAGTCAGCGATGCCCTGGCTAAGCTGCAACGGATGAATCTTTGCCGAGAGTTGCCGGGCGGGAAGTTTCGCGCCGTGGATCTCGAAGCGGCGCTGGTCAGCTTGGATCGCGCTTGGGATTCGCAGTTTGAGTTCAATCAACAAGCACAGTCGACATTGCCGATTCGGCGGGCCGCGTAG
- a CDS encoding NUDIX domain-containing protein, whose amino-acid sequence MAGVAAVVLRGEKFLVIRRSQTVRSPGKYCFPGGSIEAGETEAQAVVREFSEELGAPIRPIVRLWSSVTITHVALGWWQVALAEDQPLTANPLEVESIHWLTREEALALPELLPSNRDFYDAWQRGVFTFRSESGG is encoded by the coding sequence ATGGCTGGAGTTGCTGCTGTCGTCCTGCGGGGCGAAAAGTTTCTCGTCATCCGGCGTTCGCAGACGGTGCGTTCGCCGGGCAAGTACTGCTTTCCTGGCGGCAGCATCGAGGCTGGAGAGACCGAAGCACAGGCCGTGGTGCGGGAGTTTTCGGAAGAGCTCGGCGCGCCGATCCGGCCCATCGTGCGGCTGTGGTCGAGCGTGACGATCACTCACGTTGCGCTCGGTTGGTGGCAGGTGGCGCTCGCGGAAGATCAGCCACTCACGGCGAATCCGCTGGAAGTCGAATCGATTCATTGGTTGACGCGCGAAGAAGCGCTCGCACTGCCGGAGCTGTTGCCGAGCAATCGCGACTTTTACGATGCCTGGCAGCGTGGCGTTTTCACGTTCCGAAGTGAATCAGGCGGTTGA